The proteins below come from a single Anolis sagrei isolate rAnoSag1 chromosome 8, rAnoSag1.mat, whole genome shotgun sequence genomic window:
- the ZFPM1 gene encoding zinc finger protein ZFPM1 isoform X2 — protein sequence MMTSEEGKKLWAKQNVPEGLSWGPYRGNIQSEASSPGHGEQPNHPVSLVLEDEDCWLSALPLVPGESDANSVIYKKDDAIWCKTTTAIAEGEVLKAFVMAEPMGIPNHTVKTESGEPAFSASLPPEIQLLPQQAGMAAILATAVVNKDVFPCKDCGIWYRSERNLQAHLMYYCASRQNAASPAVDEKPKETYPNERICPFPQCKKSCPSASSLEIHMRSHSGERPFVCLICLSAFTTKANCERHLKVHTDTLNGVCHSCGFISTTRDILYSHLVTNHMICQPGSKGEVNSPGPTGPTPGKPLTPGVSTPIPAPSFKCSFCGYVADCLLSLQQHVVLHSAAVAAASASASTAAIPPGSDSKAAQSQLDVSAKPAIQGASLPTTNEAANGSPPQEASSSAALSDGVLQIRIKEEPIDEGEASAGPPLAQMTTGPESEPDASSRASSPHSMHSVKVKSEIASPTPGSSPVPSEPGSSIPGGTIFLPQYVFGHEATVVPQASEILAKMSELVHSRLKQGHGGVPPNLFPGTPVPKGATCFECEITFNNINNYYVHKRLYCSSRRVTEENSPSARKLKAAPSSAAPKGPPAPLISPQQPGEDKAMEEGEAAGGATPPATEIKQEVKTEESAAKASPSPEADAAGRMSEDSQSPGASSVEEPDDDPSRTICEACNIRFSRHETYMVHKRYYCASRHDPPLRRSGAAGKVPFLPQPIRTRKRRKLYEIHNAASQLNSSSSSTPEAHRSEVPPVVPTLISVVKAAPSPSSSPDADGPIDLSKKPRLHGSSSGDVLPASLLPLADYHECTACRISFHTLDSYLAHKKYYCPATPLQPSTLEQLQKIKGTVPALLKPRGSPERLGDEHEGGPQVKVEKATPSLSPAAPQTTFPGVEPLQQRYLDAKALHLQGAKVSLAACPYCPLNGAVKGDLVEHFRNAHGLFAAKTVSGATLIEATRTLAEGSHLLPVLPATSPPQTLPRLRKDSLNGKEPPVPPMSNGSPRPSASPQPLLSASPALPLPVSPLPEVPPNALPGYTDKSVQTPPGKGPPAPVANGNHRYCRLCNIKFSSLSTFIAHKKYYCSSHAAEHVK from the exons CCAAATCACCCAGTGTCCCTGGTGCTGGAAGACGAAGATTGCTGGCTGTCGGCGCTGCCTTTGGTTCCTGGTGAAAGTGATGCCAATTCAGTGATCTACAAGAAGG ACGACGCGATTTGGTGCAAAACCACGACGGCCATTGCAGAAGGGGAGGTGCTGAAGGCATTTGTCATGGCCGAGCCCATGGGGATCCCCAACCACACTGTGAAGACCGAGAGTGGGGAGCCTGCCTTCTCTGCCTCGCTGCCCCCCGAAATCCAGCTCCTACCCCAGCAAGCCGGCATGGCAGCCATATTGGCAACGGCAGTCGTGAACA AGGACGTCTTCccctgcaaagactgtggcattTGGTACCGGAGCGAGCGCAACCTGCAGGCCCACCTGATGTATTACTGCGCCAGCCGGCAGAACGCGGCTTCACCTGCGGTGGATGAGAAGCCCAAGGAGACCTACCCCAATGAGCGCATCTGCCCCTTCCCGCAATGCAAGAAGAGCTGCCCCAGCGCCAGTTCCCTGGAGATCCACATGCGCAGCCACAGTG GAGAGAGACCTTTTGTCTGCCTCATCTGCCTTTCTGCTTTCACCACAAAAGCAAACTGTGAGCGACACCTGAAAGTCCACACGGACACATTGAACG GGGTCTGTCACAGCTGTGGCTTCATCTCCACCACCAGGGATATCCTTTACAGCCACCTGGTCACCAACCATATGATCTGCCAACCTGGTTCCAAGGGAGAAGTCAATTCCCCAGGCCCCACCGGCCCAACTCCTGGCAAACCACTCACCCCAG GTGTGAGCACGCCCATCCCGGCGCCTAGTTTCAAGTGCAGTTTTTGTGGTTATGTGGCGGACTGCTTGCTCAGCCTCCAACAGCATGTGGTCCTCCACAGTGCCGCCGTTGCTGCAGCCTCGGCCTCCGCCTCCACCGCAGCCATTCCTCCAGGTTCGGATTCCAAAGCTGCTCAAAGCCAGCTAGATGTCTCAGCCAAGCCGGCAATACAGGGAGCATCATTGCCCACCACAAACGAAGCAGCAAATGGCTCCCCTCCCCAAGAAGCCAGCTCCTCTGCAGCCTTATCCGATGGGGTACTGCAAATACGGATCAAGGAGGAGCCCATAGATGAGGGGGAGGCATCTGCCGGACCCCCTTTGGCACAAATGACAACTGGTCCTGAGTCGGAGCCAGATGCCTCTTCCCGAGCATCTTCTCCCCACAGCATGCACTCCGTGAAGGTCAAGTCCGAGATCGCCAGCCCTACTCCAGGGTCCAGTCCGGTGCCCAGCGAACCTGGATCCAGCATTCCCGGCGGCACGATCTTTCTGCCCCAATATGTGTTCGGCCACGAGGCTACGGTGGTGCCGCAGGCTTCAGAGATCTTGGCCAAAATGTCGGAGCTGGTGCACAGTCGGCTGAAGCAGGGCCATGGAGGGGTTCCCCCCAACCTTTTCCCAGGTACCCCAGTGCCCAAGGGGGCCACTTGCTTTGAATGTGAGATCACgttcaacaacatcaacaactacTACGTCCACAAGCGGCTGTATTGCTCCAGCCGACGGGTGACGGAGGAGAACTCCCCCAGCGCTCGGAAGTTGAAAGCAGCCCCTTCGTCCGCTGCCCCCAAGGGTCCCCCTGCACCACTCATCTCACCGCAGCAGCCTGGAGAGGACAAGGCCATGGAAGAAGGTGAAGCTGCGGGAGGGGCCACTCCACCCGCCACAGAGATCAAGCAGGAGGTGAAGACGGAGGAGAGTGCAGCCAAAGCCAGCCCCTCACCCGAGGCGGATGCAGCAGGTCGCATGAGTGAGGACAGTCAGAGTCCTGGAGCCAGCTCTGTGGAGGAGCCAGACGACGATCCCAGCCGCACCATATGTGAGGCCTGCAACATCCGCTTCAGCCGGCATGAGACCTACATGGTGCACAAGCGCTATTACTGTGCCTCCCGCCATGACCCACCACTGCGCCGGAGTGGGGCAGCTGGAAAAGTGCCCTTCCTGCCCCAGCCCATCCGCACTCGCAAACGGCGCAAGCTGTATGAGATCCACAATGCCGCCAGCCAGctcaatagcagcagcagcagcaccccaGAAGCCCACCGCTCCGAGGTGCCCCCGGTCGTCCCCACTCTCATTTCTGTGGTCAAGGCTGCCCCTTCCCCAAGCTCAAGCCCCGATGCTGATGGACCCATTGACCTGAGCAAGAAGCCCCGACTTCATGGCAGTAGCAGTGGAGATGTGCTCCCGGCCTCCCTGCTGCCGCTGGCGGACTACCACGAATGCACTGCCTGCCGCATCAGCTTCCACACCCTGGACAGCTATCTGGCCCACAAGAAGTACTACTGCCCGGCCACACCGTTACAACCCAGCACTCTGGAGCAACTGCAGAAGATCAAGGGAACAGTCCCGGCTCTTCTGAAACCTCGGGGAAGCCCAGAGAGGCTGGGGGACGAACACGAGGGGGGCCCACAGGTCAAAGTAGAGAAGGCCACACCATCCTTGAGCCCCGCCGCTCCTCAGACCACCTTTCCTGGCGTGGAACCACTTCAGCAGCGCTACCTGGATGCCAAAGCCCTTCACCTCCAAGGTGCCAAGGTGTCGCTGGCAGCGTGCCCCTACTGCCCACTCAACGGGGCCGTCAAAGGGGACTTAGTGGAGCACTTCCGCAACGCCCACGGCCTCTTTGCTGCCAAAACGGTCTCTGGCGCCACCTTGATCGAGGCCACGCGGACGCTGGCGGAGGGCAGCCACTTGCTCCCAGTGCTCCCCGCCACCTCCCCACCCCAGACCCTTCCCAGGTTGCGCAAGGACAGCCTCAATGGCAAGGAGCCCCCCGTCCCCCCAATGTCGAACGGGAGCCCGCGCCCCTCTGCTTCCCCACAGCCCCTTTTGTCTGCCTCCCCCGCCCTCCCTTTGCCTGTCTCCCCATTGCCCGAGGTGCCCCCCAACGCCCTTCCTGGCTATACGGACAAAAGTGTTCAGACCCCGCCTGGCAAAGGTCCCCCGGCCCCCGTGGCCAACGGCAACCACCGGTACTGCCGCCTCTGCAACATCAAGTTCAGCAGCCTCTCGACCTTCATCGCCCACAAGAAGTACTATTGTTCCTCACATGCAGCCGAACACGTCAAGTAA